A part of Tardiphaga sp. vice304 genomic DNA contains:
- a CDS encoding glycosyltransferase, giving the protein MAIYVDHTHLGRHVTGLERITQELFSREALAPLNVVPVTSHGTAQMVATQTFRLPWRLAMSSSILLCPGFPPSPLLRPFASRVLPYMHDDFLLTRRADLNARARLYMAAPFKLALQHYPRFLTNSDDTRRKLSAHCRSDATISLYRPPIRNVFDLQSRHRAGRDARPRPLRLVTLGTVEPRKNFVAAAKLVEALRALGFPGATLDIVGRQGWGDDWHRLKSSNGVTLHGYQPTERVRDILDAADAFICTSHDEGLGLPLLEAQYGGLPIIAPDAPVFREVLDESGIFIAPSDPAAAAAQIVATLTSAAWRAEYVTLAAQNLQRWNMLAASDRDNVIELISELARRQPSAAPPVSRPSSARPG; this is encoded by the coding sequence ATGGCAATCTATGTCGACCACACCCATCTGGGACGTCACGTCACCGGGCTCGAACGCATCACGCAAGAGCTGTTCTCGCGCGAAGCGCTGGCGCCGCTTAATGTGGTGCCGGTGACGTCGCATGGCACGGCACAGATGGTGGCGACGCAAACTTTCCGACTGCCATGGCGCCTCGCCATGTCGTCCTCGATCCTGCTATGCCCGGGATTTCCGCCGAGCCCGCTGCTGCGTCCGTTCGCATCGCGCGTGCTGCCTTACATGCATGACGACTTTCTGCTGACGCGCCGCGCCGACCTCAACGCCCGCGCCCGGCTCTACATGGCGGCACCGTTCAAGCTGGCGCTGCAGCATTATCCACGTTTCCTCACCAATTCCGACGACACCCGACGCAAACTGTCGGCACACTGCCGGAGCGATGCCACGATCAGCCTGTACCGACCGCCGATCCGCAACGTCTTCGATCTGCAGTCCAGGCATCGCGCCGGACGTGACGCACGGCCGCGACCCCTGCGGCTGGTCACACTCGGAACTGTGGAACCGCGCAAGAATTTTGTCGCGGCTGCCAAACTCGTTGAAGCGTTGCGTGCTCTGGGATTTCCCGGCGCCACTCTCGACATTGTCGGACGGCAAGGCTGGGGCGACGATTGGCACAGACTGAAAAGCAGCAACGGCGTGACCCTGCACGGCTACCAGCCGACGGAACGCGTCAGGGACATCCTCGACGCCGCCGACGCCTTCATCTGCACATCGCACGACGAAGGCCTCGGCCTGCCGCTGCTCGAAGCGCAATATGGCGGCCTGCCGATCATCGCCCCGGACGCGCCGGTGTTCCGCGAGGTGCTGGACGAGTCCGGCATTTTCATAGCGCCGTCCGATCCAGCCGCCGCGGCTGCACAGATCGTTGCGACCCTGACGTCGGCTGCATGGCGCGCGGAGTATGTGACGCTAGCCGCACAAAACCTGCAGCGCTGGAACATGCTGGCGGCATCGGACCGCGACAATGTCATCGAACTGATCTCGGAACTGGCACGGCGCCAGCCTTCAGCAGCACCGCCGGTTTCCCGCCCTTCCAGCGCCAGACCAGGATAA
- a CDS encoding VpsF family polysaccharide biosynthesis protein (VpsF, distantly related to oligosaccharide ligases, is encoded next to the probable flippase VpsE.), with protein sequence MMASRHLHGSGTPYRRAAGTANRAPITATQLVDAAIAALMLVAVISMFTVSSAMLTNWKIHYMTNGGGFYEKLHPATYAVFGASFLLLVRNADPFAEINRTLSQSKLVLVYLFCWLCLLVQMFVLQRPFTVIIDTFLLPVVLCLVIWRLSGRHRAWLVWAVHAAILLNVMLGYYEYFSGHRLIPLTLGSVLVLGEWRASAFLGHPLTASGVVAAYVLALVLRPALCPVIAIRLPLITICLGSLMAFGGRTALITVLAILGCLALVEAFKLFRGKRVSLLVAITAMCLLFVAIGGIFAALDLGIFDKMLLRFSSDKGSTLARYATFNLLSHFDWQELTLGPDPVRVNALQSQLGLNYGIENFWVSSIVQFGLVHTALLTIGLVCFFIEILRRSSLAAWAIVLLILMVAASSVSFSSKNIQLTQFVVLITLLLPREPQRRPNQTRRLPDARHGLIPA encoded by the coding sequence ATGATGGCATCGCGGCATCTCCACGGATCGGGCACGCCATATCGTCGCGCAGCGGGTACGGCAAACCGCGCGCCGATCACAGCGACCCAGCTGGTCGATGCAGCGATCGCCGCGCTGATGCTGGTGGCGGTGATCTCGATGTTCACGGTGTCCTCAGCGATGCTGACGAACTGGAAAATCCATTACATGACCAATGGCGGCGGATTCTACGAGAAACTGCATCCCGCCACTTATGCGGTGTTCGGGGCGTCGTTCCTGCTGCTGGTCCGCAACGCAGATCCATTTGCGGAGATTAACCGGACACTGTCGCAGTCGAAACTGGTGCTGGTCTATCTGTTCTGCTGGCTTTGCCTGCTGGTGCAGATGTTCGTGCTGCAACGCCCGTTCACGGTGATCATCGACACATTTCTGCTGCCCGTTGTCCTGTGTCTGGTGATCTGGCGGCTTTCGGGCCGGCACAGGGCATGGCTGGTGTGGGCGGTCCACGCCGCGATCCTGCTGAACGTCATGCTCGGCTATTATGAATATTTTTCCGGTCATCGCCTGATTCCCCTCACGCTCGGCAGCGTGCTGGTGCTCGGTGAATGGCGCGCGTCGGCATTTCTGGGCCACCCGCTGACGGCATCCGGCGTCGTCGCCGCTTACGTGCTGGCGCTGGTGCTGCGTCCGGCACTATGTCCCGTGATCGCGATCCGCTTGCCCCTGATCACCATCTGCCTGGGCTCGCTGATGGCTTTCGGCGGCCGCACGGCCCTGATCACGGTTCTGGCGATCCTTGGCTGTCTGGCGCTGGTCGAAGCCTTCAAACTGTTTCGCGGCAAGCGGGTATCGCTGCTCGTGGCTATCACGGCGATGTGCCTGCTGTTCGTCGCCATCGGCGGCATCTTCGCCGCGCTGGACCTCGGCATCTTCGACAAGATGCTGCTGCGGTTTTCCTCGGACAAGGGCAGTACGCTGGCGCGATATGCGACGTTCAATCTGCTGTCGCATTTTGACTGGCAGGAGTTGACGCTCGGTCCAGATCCGGTCCGGGTAAATGCGCTGCAGTCGCAGCTTGGCCTGAACTACGGCATCGAAAATTTCTGGGTTTCGAGCATCGTCCAGTTCGGCCTCGTTCACACCGCGTTGCTGACAATCGGGCTCGTCTGCTTCTTCATCGAAATTCTCAGACGGTCGAGCCTCGCCGCCTGGGCGATCGTCCTGCTGATCCTGATGGTCGCAGCAAGTTCGGTGAGCTTCTCATCGAAGAACATCCAGCTCACCCAGTTTGTCGTTCTGATCACGCTGTTGCTGCCACGCGAGCCGCAACGGCGTCCGAACCAGACGCGCCGCCTTCCTGACGCAAGACACGGGCTTATTCCGGCGTAA
- a CDS encoding GumC family protein produces the protein MLQRNSELSYLAPDEAPATFTEPSSAPAVDLREMGRILRRRWKTVALLPLILMSLAVAYIMSVDTLYTATSTVLVDPRRANVVETNQAVLSNFGTDDATIESQTLLIQSVAILQRVVDKLKLTEDPEFTPQPGLLDPVKRLFSSSVPVAGSNAADTARSRSVEILQRRMKVTRQGTTFLVDINVSSEVPQKSAAIANAIAEGYFEEQVRAKYDATRIAANWLNSQIETLKSRVGTSEQSVEDYRTANNLAVSQGVTVNDQQITDLNNKLISARVQTAEARAKFDQVQELTRSRADPGGINAVISSEMISKLRTQYADIAKNSADLSSKYGPRHPLVANSRAQLADTQRLINDEIQRILQSTRHDYDIALSRENSLKESFDKLQGVSSQSGQAQVRLHELQREAEANRTLYESYLARYKEASAQESLEMPDSRVVTKASIPIGPSSPKSKLILGLAMMLGLGAGTVLAFLLDYLDGRVKTLEQAEQISGLPALAALPLIGVRELAGRAKRGRSDLGSYDPRTMRLLPPSLQPPLMRYAIEEPGTFFAEAIRAVRLSIQRTLRIEPIKIIVVTSALDGEGKTTLAANLALSLATLGIRTLLIDGDLRNPGLTRALCPHADVGLLQVAMGETSLDQALLVDPSTGLSILPAPAEKDENFITELMFSDRIADLMDHLRQRYELIIIDSPPLVPLVDGRALAELADRIVLALAWNQTPQEVVTHTMNLLAPVYDRMLGTVLTQVDLNKLQFYDYYRSSAYLKPYGTAAAAASVAR, from the coding sequence ATGTTACAGCGCAATTCTGAGCTGTCGTATCTGGCGCCCGACGAGGCGCCCGCGACATTCACTGAACCATCATCGGCACCGGCGGTCGATCTGCGCGAGATGGGCCGCATCCTGCGTCGGCGCTGGAAAACGGTCGCGTTGCTGCCGCTGATCCTGATGTCGCTCGCCGTGGCCTACATCATGAGCGTAGACACGCTCTACACGGCGACATCCACAGTCCTGGTCGATCCGCGCCGCGCCAATGTTGTCGAGACGAACCAGGCCGTGCTGTCGAATTTCGGCACAGATGACGCCACGATCGAGAGCCAGACGTTGCTGATCCAGTCCGTCGCTATCCTGCAGCGGGTCGTCGATAAGCTCAAGCTCACCGAGGACCCGGAGTTCACGCCGCAGCCCGGCCTGCTCGATCCCGTCAAGCGCCTGTTCAGCAGCAGCGTGCCTGTGGCGGGCTCCAATGCCGCAGACACCGCGCGGTCGCGATCGGTCGAAATTCTTCAGCGCCGCATGAAGGTGACGCGGCAAGGCACCACCTTCCTGGTCGACATCAACGTCAGCTCCGAGGTGCCGCAAAAATCTGCCGCGATCGCCAATGCCATTGCCGAAGGCTATTTCGAAGAGCAGGTTCGCGCCAAATATGACGCGACGCGGATCGCGGCCAACTGGCTCAACAGCCAGATCGAAACATTGAAATCGCGTGTCGGCACGTCGGAACAATCGGTCGAAGACTATCGCACGGCCAATAACCTCGCAGTGTCGCAGGGCGTCACGGTGAACGACCAGCAGATCACCGATCTCAACAACAAGCTAATCTCTGCACGCGTGCAGACGGCAGAGGCACGCGCCAAGTTCGACCAGGTGCAGGAGTTGACCAGATCCCGCGCCGATCCCGGCGGCATCAATGCGGTGATCTCCTCGGAGATGATTTCCAAGCTTCGTACGCAATATGCCGACATCGCCAAGAACAGCGCCGACCTGTCCAGCAAATACGGCCCGCGTCATCCACTCGTCGCCAATTCGCGCGCGCAGCTGGCCGACACCCAGCGGCTGATCAACGACGAGATCCAGCGCATCCTGCAAAGCACGCGGCATGACTACGATATCGCGCTGTCACGCGAGAACTCGCTGAAGGAAAGCTTCGACAAGCTGCAGGGCGTGTCGAGCCAGTCCGGCCAGGCCCAGGTGCGACTGCACGAGTTACAGCGCGAGGCCGAGGCAAACCGGACGCTCTATGAATCCTATCTGGCGCGTTACAAAGAGGCATCGGCGCAGGAAAGCCTGGAAATGCCGGATTCACGCGTGGTCACCAAGGCCAGCATCCCAATCGGGCCTTCGTCGCCGAAATCCAAGCTTATTCTCGGCCTTGCCATGATGCTCGGCCTCGGCGCCGGCACGGTTCTGGCGTTTCTCCTCGATTATCTCGATGGGCGCGTGAAGACGCTGGAACAGGCCGAACAGATTTCCGGTTTGCCGGCGCTGGCCGCCCTGCCCTTGATCGGGGTGCGCGAACTCGCAGGCCGCGCCAAACGCGGACGTAGCGATCTCGGCAGTTACGATCCCCGCACAATGCGGCTGCTGCCGCCGTCCTTGCAGCCGCCACTGATGCGTTATGCTATTGAAGAGCCAGGCACTTTCTTCGCCGAAGCGATCCGCGCAGTACGCCTCTCGATCCAGCGAACGCTGCGGATCGAACCGATCAAGATCATCGTGGTGACATCCGCACTCGATGGCGAAGGCAAGACCACCCTCGCCGCCAATCTGGCGCTGTCACTGGCCACGCTCGGGATCCGTACCCTGCTCATCGACGGCGATCTGCGCAATCCCGGCCTGACGCGCGCGTTGTGCCCTCATGCCGACGTCGGCCTGTTACAAGTCGCGATGGGAGAGACGTCGCTCGACCAGGCCCTGCTGGTCGATCCCAGCACCGGCCTTTCCATTCTTCCGGCGCCGGCGGAAAAGGACGAGAATTTCATTACGGAGCTGATGTTTTCCGACCGCATCGCCGATCTGATGGACCATCTGCGGCAACGCTACGAACTGATCATCATCGACTCGCCGCCGCTGGTCCCCTTGGTGGACGGCCGCGCGTTGGCCGAACTGGCCGATCGTATCGTGCTTGCACTGGCCTGGAACCAGACACCGCAGGAGGTGGTGACCCACACCATGAACCTGCTGGCGCCAGTCTATGACCGCATGCTCGGCACGGTGTTGACGCAGGTCGATCTCAACAAGCTTCAGTTCTACGACTACTATCGTAGTTCGGCCTATCTGAAGCCCTACGGAACCGCGGCCGCTGCGGCAAGCGTCGCACGATGA
- a CDS encoding lipopolysaccharide biosynthesis protein, producing MLLRQTLLYMPAQIIGPLFQLVAMVVWTHVIDDHTLGVITLVTATHELLQIGFLAWWSQYALRFFGRYQDKHSAERFYRTENTILLASVILQSAAMVGVLLLVIAPDANAWLLVATVAYVITRSLNLYIGERARVRQQIGVYTTQQIFGPAVGFLLGIILIRIFGASAEWPLAGYAIAQLVAALVVLPVIGHGRQLWPVDREIVDHALRYGIPLIIGGALGWVGLNASRFIVNDLQGVAAAGLFAVGYGLGQRAAAVAAMLVTAAAFPLAVKSMEQGGSKAAMRQLADNSALLIAILAPSVLGIFMLRTEIVHLLIAAPFQHVTLAVLPLAVLAGSIRNLRAHFGDQVFLLHSRTRLMIIVAAIDALVTVVSSVVFIKYWGLAGAAAATVAAATMAAAVSFSIGFVKFGLTLPMAHLWRIAAAAGTMAAVLAEFQEARSSLAVAMHIAAGAAIYIGILSLLYAPTLIRLARSRSVKSAT from the coding sequence ATGCTGCTGCGACAGACCCTGCTCTATATGCCGGCACAGATCATCGGGCCGCTGTTCCAACTGGTGGCGATGGTCGTCTGGACCCATGTGATCGATGACCACACGCTCGGGGTCATCACCCTGGTCACCGCTACGCACGAATTGTTGCAGATCGGCTTTCTCGCCTGGTGGTCGCAATACGCGCTGCGTTTCTTCGGTCGCTACCAGGACAAGCACAGCGCCGAGCGGTTCTATCGCACTGAGAATACCATCTTGCTGGCCTCGGTCATCCTGCAGAGCGCAGCCATGGTTGGCGTGCTGCTGCTGGTGATTGCGCCGGACGCCAACGCCTGGTTGCTCGTCGCCACCGTTGCTTATGTCATCACCCGTTCGCTGAACCTGTATATCGGCGAGCGTGCCCGCGTCAGGCAACAGATCGGTGTCTATACCACTCAGCAGATCTTCGGCCCTGCGGTTGGCTTCTTGCTCGGCATCATTCTGATCAGGATCTTTGGCGCATCGGCCGAATGGCCGCTGGCGGGATACGCAATCGCGCAACTGGTTGCCGCGCTTGTCGTACTGCCAGTGATCGGCCATGGGCGGCAGTTGTGGCCGGTAGATCGCGAGATCGTCGATCACGCGCTGCGCTACGGTATCCCGCTCATTATCGGCGGCGCGCTTGGCTGGGTCGGCCTCAATGCATCGCGCTTTATCGTCAACGACCTGCAAGGCGTCGCCGCCGCCGGTCTGTTCGCGGTGGGCTACGGGCTTGGCCAGCGCGCGGCAGCGGTCGCGGCCATGCTGGTCACCGCGGCGGCGTTTCCACTTGCCGTCAAGAGCATGGAGCAAGGCGGCAGCAAGGCCGCGATGCGTCAGCTGGCCGACAACAGCGCCCTGCTGATCGCGATCCTGGCGCCAAGCGTTCTGGGCATCTTCATGCTGCGAACCGAAATCGTGCACCTGCTGATCGCAGCGCCGTTCCAGCATGTGACGCTGGCAGTACTTCCGCTTGCGGTGCTGGCCGGCTCGATTCGCAATCTGCGCGCGCATTTCGGCGACCAGGTTTTTCTGCTTCACAGTCGAACGCGACTGATGATCATCGTGGCGGCCATCGACGCGCTGGTGACCGTCGTCTCCAGCGTCGTCTTCATCAAATACTGGGGACTAGCGGGCGCAGCCGCCGCGACCGTCGCCGCGGCTACCATGGCGGCAGCCGTCAGCTTCTCCATCGGCTTCGTCAAGTTTGGCCTGACTCTGCCGATGGCGCATCTGTGGCGAATTGCAGCCGCTGCTGGCACGATGGCGGCCGTGCTTGCCGAATTTCAGGAAGCTCGCTCTTCCCTGGCCGTTGCGATGCATATCGCAGCCGGAGCCGCCATTTACATCGGCATTCTTAGTCTGCTCTACGCGCCGACGCTAATCAGGCTGGCGCGATCGCGATCGGTGAAGTCGGCGACATAG
- a CDS encoding acyltransferase family protein, with amino-acid sequence MNMTTHVSPMPARLPDVNAASRDSAIDTMRGIAILMVIGIHSLHQPLTPAWETWLDAALRPCVPIFLFVSGYLTILSGRVPLARRFKAILIPYAIAFVAAYLYMALHNPTMDHRPTATAARFALAYVFVYYYVFVYAGCTVLLWLVLRPSRNGTQRSQPQVAIRLLLAIAIGLIAGSYLDPLLFRFDLSAALVEEVRMRDIPFWFGFAALGGLVAMPGVREAIARIRVQLITMTLALYVVYAAVRQFQIGDAADYDSVAFFFYSALLCTVLFAIKLRCPWLAALGSGSYFLYLWHIFVIMGLRDHTTLRQLGPLADSAITVAVTVAISVAALLAIRRLAAPRLCRWMGA; translated from the coding sequence ATGAACATGACCACGCACGTTTCACCGATGCCCGCCCGGCTTCCCGACGTCAACGCCGCCAGCCGGGATAGCGCCATCGACACGATGCGCGGCATTGCCATCCTGATGGTGATCGGCATCCATTCCCTGCATCAGCCGCTGACGCCGGCCTGGGAAACCTGGCTCGACGCCGCGTTGCGGCCTTGCGTCCCGATCTTCCTGTTCGTCTCCGGTTACCTGACGATTCTTTCCGGCCGCGTGCCGCTGGCGCGGCGGTTCAAGGCAATCCTGATTCCCTATGCCATCGCCTTCGTGGCTGCCTATCTCTATATGGCATTGCATAACCCTACGATGGATCACCGCCCGACGGCCACTGCCGCGCGGTTCGCGCTCGCCTACGTCTTCGTGTATTATTATGTCTTTGTGTACGCCGGCTGCACGGTCCTGCTCTGGCTGGTACTTCGTCCTTCACGAAACGGCACGCAACGGTCCCAGCCGCAAGTTGCGATTCGCCTGCTGTTGGCGATCGCGATTGGCCTGATCGCCGGGAGCTATCTCGATCCGCTGCTGTTCCGCTTCGACCTGTCTGCCGCTCTGGTGGAGGAAGTCCGCATGCGTGACATTCCCTTCTGGTTTGGCTTTGCTGCGCTCGGCGGGCTGGTCGCGATGCCCGGCGTGAGGGAGGCAATCGCCAGGATCCGCGTGCAGCTGATCACCATGACGCTGGCGCTTTACGTTGTATACGCCGCGGTCCGGCAGTTTCAGATCGGCGATGCCGCTGACTACGATTCCGTCGCATTCTTCTTTTATTCTGCGCTGCTCTGCACCGTGTTGTTTGCCATCAAATTGCGCTGTCCCTGGCTCGCCGCACTGGGATCAGGCAGCTACTTCCTGTATCTCTGGCATATCTTCGTGATCATGGGTTTGCGCGATCACACCACACTGCGCCAGCTCGGGCCGCTCGCGGACTCCGCGATCACCGTGGCTGTAACCGTGGCGATCAGTGTCGCGGCCTTGCTGGCGATCCGGCGCCTGGCAGCGCCCCGCCTTTGCCGATGGATGGGGGCCTGA
- a CDS encoding acyltransferase family protein, with protein sequence MQTTPHSSRNLDALRIIAACAVVVLHYSDYAKDEPAGKFMVDHTWHFNLFVDLFFVVSGFVIASQYLGRVGDPLSIGRFIWRRLARIYPLHLATLTFYVMIALMLHFGLAWTYNVARYPLSDLPAQLLLLHAFDGARLTFNFPSWSLSAEMFCYLLFPLVALSVTRNKTVILALIVLPALGNSLYAFLTGAGSWADWINKGGAFRALPAFNLGIACYLFRGSIARWPALPGGMTLLLTLFILVGSWLPEMADLLVIYAIAVLAIQCDCTARGTLLTRLHADRWSALTYSCYMLHIPVATIILTFGGRYLAPHLPGGRLTLIPLAIVTLAAASQLSLRRFETPMRKYLNDVFDRNFRKQGRAAIAARPDSPR encoded by the coding sequence TTGCAGACCACCCCCCACTCCTCACGCAACCTCGACGCGCTGCGTATCATCGCCGCATGCGCTGTCGTGGTCCTGCACTATTCGGACTATGCGAAGGACGAACCGGCCGGAAAGTTTATGGTCGATCACACCTGGCATTTCAACCTGTTCGTCGACCTGTTCTTCGTGGTGTCAGGCTTCGTCATCGCCAGCCAGTATCTCGGCCGGGTCGGCGATCCGCTTTCGATCGGCCGTTTCATCTGGCGCCGGCTGGCGCGGATCTACCCGCTGCATCTGGCGACTCTCACGTTCTACGTCATGATCGCGCTCATGCTGCATTTTGGCCTCGCCTGGACCTACAATGTGGCGCGGTACCCGCTTTCCGACCTGCCGGCGCAATTGTTGCTGTTGCATGCCTTTGACGGCGCACGCCTGACGTTCAATTTTCCAAGCTGGTCGCTATCAGCGGAGATGTTCTGCTATCTCCTGTTTCCCCTCGTGGCGCTATCCGTCACGCGCAACAAGACGGTGATCCTCGCCCTCATTGTTCTGCCCGCGCTCGGCAACAGCCTGTATGCCTTCCTCACCGGAGCCGGATCCTGGGCCGACTGGATCAACAAAGGCGGCGCATTCCGCGCACTACCGGCGTTCAATCTCGGTATCGCCTGCTACCTTTTTCGCGGCAGCATCGCGCGCTGGCCGGCGCTTCCCGGCGGCATGACGCTGCTGCTCACACTGTTCATCCTGGTCGGTTCCTGGCTGCCGGAGATGGCGGACCTGCTGGTGATCTACGCCATCGCCGTCCTCGCGATCCAGTGCGACTGCACCGCTCGCGGCACGCTGCTGACGCGATTACATGCCGATCGCTGGTCGGCGCTGACCTACTCCTGCTACATGTTGCACATCCCCGTCGCGACCATCATCCTGACTTTTGGCGGGCGCTATCTCGCGCCGCATCTGCCGGGCGGCCGATTGACGTTGATTCCGCTGGCGATCGTGACGCTGGCCGCCGCCAGCCAGCTTTCGCTGCGCCGTTTTGAAACACCGATGCGGAAATATCTAAACGATGTCTTCGACCGCAACTTCAGGAAGCAGGGGCGCGCCGCCATCGCCGCCCGTCCGGACAGCCCGAGATGA
- a CDS encoding endo-1,4-beta-xylanase — protein sequence MNKLSRRQAIAALAGTLSILGKHASAAPQQGLGHIAASNGLLFGAAAGPVIDKDAAYRELYTNHARIVTTDVAMKIGTIAGQSGPKRFDSADRLLQFCAANKIPMRGHCLIWNEWVPQWIRSMTTAERQVFFDRYIDEVVGRYAGQLHSWDIVNEPFWPGHKAPGGYRLGPWYDAFGPGYVQRAFARAAMADNKTKFVLNEAQTERDDDVGLAVRAGLLRLVDELQHAGVPLHAVGLQGHLQPRYPHDPARFAEFVHALADRKVEIYITEFDVRDDTFPDDIATRDAMIADTAEKFLDNVLRIPAVTTVIAWELADNYSFYTDAARKKDPLAQRLPRPLPFDSEMQKKPLWYAMARAFRNARRA from the coding sequence ATGAATAAGTTGTCACGGCGACAGGCGATTGCTGCTCTCGCAGGTACGCTTTCTATCCTGGGAAAACATGCGAGTGCTGCACCCCAGCAGGGTTTGGGACACATAGCGGCTTCAAATGGTTTGCTATTTGGCGCTGCAGCCGGGCCAGTGATCGACAAGGACGCGGCTTACCGCGAGCTTTATACGAACCACGCACGAATTGTTACAACGGACGTGGCGATGAAAATCGGGACGATTGCCGGACAATCCGGGCCAAAGCGTTTCGATAGTGCCGATCGACTGCTGCAATTTTGCGCGGCAAACAAGATTCCGATGCGCGGCCACTGTCTGATCTGGAACGAGTGGGTCCCGCAATGGATCAGGAGCATGACCACGGCGGAGCGTCAGGTCTTTTTTGATCGCTATATCGATGAAGTCGTCGGGCGTTACGCGGGACAGTTGCATTCCTGGGACATTGTCAACGAGCCGTTTTGGCCAGGCCATAAGGCGCCCGGCGGATATCGTCTCGGTCCCTGGTACGATGCCTTCGGTCCCGGCTATGTGCAGCGCGCCTTCGCACGCGCGGCTATGGCCGACAACAAAACCAAATTTGTCCTCAACGAGGCGCAGACCGAGCGCGACGACGATGTCGGCCTCGCCGTGCGCGCGGGTTTGCTGCGCCTGGTCGATGAGCTGCAGCATGCCGGTGTGCCACTCCATGCGGTGGGCCTGCAGGGCCATCTGCAGCCGCGTTATCCGCACGATCCGGCGCGCTTTGCCGAGTTCGTTCATGCGCTGGCCGATCGCAAGGTGGAGATCTACATCACCGAATTCGACGTCCGCGACGACACGTTTCCGGATGATATCGCCACTCGCGACGCGATGATTGCCGACACGGCGGAGAAATTTCTCGATAACGTGCTGCGGATTCCGGCGGTCACGACGGTTATCGCATGGGAGTTGGCAGACAACTATTCGTTCTATACGGACGCAGCCAGAAAGAAGGATCCGCTAGCCCAGCGCCTGCCGCGGCCGCTACCGTTTGATTCGGAGATGCAGAAGAAGCCGCTATGGTACGCCATGGCGCGGGCCTTCCGGAATGCGAGAAGGGCATGA
- a CDS encoding WecB/TagA/CpsF family glycosyltransferase, whose product MKVGARDHMISEIDKLDTHLASPDLTVDGIAVNVHSLPEGVSSIVDAAEHGDNFSVCTLNLDHVEKLRHHPAFLSAYRRARFVTADGFPIVALSRLLGTPIDRTTGADLVEPVCREAGKKRLPVFLLGSNDSTLEAASQRLRDRYEGLDVVGCIAPGRNFEAYSGEADIAIDRIRRSGAKICFVALGAPRQELFAARCLDELTGTGMLCIGAALDFIAGTQTRAPALSQKYGLEWAWRMLQNPRRLAPRYARCLGTVPQLVARTLPQIFGARMRKAA is encoded by the coding sequence TTGAAGGTCGGCGCACGCGATCACATGATATCGGAGATCGACAAATTGGACACACATCTCGCGTCCCCCGACCTCACGGTCGACGGCATCGCCGTCAACGTTCACTCGCTTCCGGAAGGCGTCTCATCCATCGTCGATGCAGCTGAACACGGCGACAATTTCAGCGTCTGCACGCTCAATCTCGACCATGTGGAGAAGCTGCGGCATCATCCCGCTTTTCTGTCGGCGTATCGCCGCGCGCGGTTTGTTACGGCCGACGGCTTTCCCATCGTGGCCTTGAGTCGTCTGCTGGGCACGCCTATCGACCGCACCACGGGCGCCGATCTAGTGGAGCCGGTTTGCCGCGAAGCAGGCAAGAAGCGCCTTCCCGTGTTTCTTCTTGGCTCGAACGATTCGACGCTTGAGGCAGCGTCGCAGCGCTTGCGCGATCGGTATGAAGGTCTGGATGTCGTGGGCTGCATCGCGCCCGGACGGAATTTCGAAGCCTATTCCGGAGAGGCGGACATCGCCATCGACCGGATTCGCCGCTCCGGCGCAAAAATATGTTTTGTCGCGCTCGGTGCGCCGCGCCAGGAGCTGTTCGCGGCGCGCTGCCTGGATGAACTCACCGGCACCGGCATGCTGTGCATCGGTGCAGCGCTGGATTTCATCGCGGGCACGCAGACCCGTGCGCCCGCGCTCTCCCAGAAATACGGGCTCGAATGGGCATGGCGCATGCTGCAGAATCCCAGACGGCTCGCCCCGCGCTATGCGCGCTGTCTCGGCACCGTGCCGCAGTTGGTAGCCCGCACATTGCCGCAGATTTTCGGCGCCCGCATGAGGAAGGCAGCATGA